From one Ctenopharyngodon idella isolate HZGC_01 chromosome 15, HZGC01, whole genome shotgun sequence genomic stretch:
- the LOC127495534 gene encoding TRPM8 channel-associated factor homolog has protein sequence MAREQDYYTLMSGLQELDCQGKAVPSDLVLIGEHAFPLAMNPRGQVLMAASHYGQGRIVVLGHEEYLTRFPSLIENALMWLMPCTGDAGIVGIKGSLRSVADNLNYCPIKTELGDFRDGLAIYITDAYSVETCAKDLIAFLKAGGGLIIAGQAWSWSNDHPQENTIRNFPGNKVCSVAGIYFSEHPGEVGKFPVPRNIPSNWLAVSIGKDFKDDLVFLLQGVSEFDTQGGAIASEVMVHGPLAFPIAVTPAGKAFIAGAYYGQGRVILVSHEGYLGRDSLSTFMINAIKWLDEGRTGVIGILPSLKEAHTVLSKSGLDCQLTGFREDLSVYVCTSYSDAQCAEIQEFVAEGGGLLIGGHAWYWAQTHPGCNVMTEYPGNHILNKMGLCLLGNTLGGGLYKAPEIELRYREGYHFRSMLQRFAEHVSQGQDLTDHEQGCLKQLGCDCASYLRMCSHDSAAYTSVLSLLTDIVKEVGVPQVCSNCPVESAKDHLMLHVGTEVYKVSPNPDTLLPYIIKDRPDLPTVSNARVRISANTEACEEWISTGLYLSSGMKTFIAVPPEIVGKNWQVQLGCQTDNIGGANVLKRAPVVHERFPLDKEMVQVWNLWGGLIYLIAPPQSKVDGVEIVVQVSVQAPYFKSGETSVADWVSRIRSAPAPWAELEFENIIITLESQFIRNLDRPDEVAKLWDAIMRSIADLAARPAKLPRKERFVADVQISHGFMHAGYPIMIHSNSAPGLINVEEAYKSGIWGAIHELGHNQQRGVWEFPPHTTECTCNLWSVYVHEEVLRVNRAIAHPNMTLENRQARAKMYWNGGKDLNSWSMWTALETYMQLQEKFGWDAFKNVFAAYHNMSGVPNDNAGKMNLYAETFSKVVNLNLCPFFKAWGWPIQPSTEEKISHLPEWSDHPMGQYA, from the exons ATGGCACGTGAACAGGACTACTACACTCTCATGTCTGGGCTGCAGGAGCTTGATTGCCAAGGGAAAGCAGTGCCCAGCGATCTTGTACTAATAGGTGAACATGCCTTTCCACTTGCCATGAATCCAAGAGGTCAGGTGCTGATGGCTGCATCTCATTATGGTCAGGGACGTATAGTGGTGTTGGGACATGAGGAATACCTAACACGCTTTCCCAGCCTCATAGAGAATGCCCTAATGTGGCTCATGCCATGTACCGGTGATGCCGGCATTGTAGGGATCAAGGGGAGTTTACGTTCAGTAGCTGACAACTTGAACTACTGCCCTATCAAGACAGAGCTAGGAGACTTTCGGGATGGATTAGCTATATATATCACAGATGCTTACAGTGTCGAGACCTGTGCAAAGGATCTGATTGCTTTCCTCAAAGCTGGAGGTGGTTTGATCATTGCTGGCCAAGCCTGGAGTTGGTCTAATGACCATCCACAAGAAAACACTATAAGGAACTTCCCAGGAAACAAGGTGTGCAGTGTTGCAGGAATTTATTTCTCTGAACACCCAGGAGAAGTTGGCAAATTTCCTGTTCCAAGAAATATCCCTTCTAATTGGCTTGCTGTATC AATAGGCAAAGACTTCAAAGATGATCTAGTGTTCCTGCTACAAGGTGTGTCCGAGTTTGACACCCAAGGAGGGGCTATAGCATCTGAGGTGATGGTGCACGGACCATTAGCATTTCCCATTGCGGTCACTCCGGCTGGAAAAGCATTCATTGCTGGTGCCTATTATGGACAAGGTCGAGTAATTCTGGTATCCCATGAAGGCTACCTGGGCCGGGACTCTCTGTCCACATTCATGATCAATGCTATCAAGTGGCTTGATGAGGGTCGGACGGGTGTTATTGGGATCCTACCCAGCCTCAAAGAAGCCCACACGGTACTGAGCAAATCAGGTTTAGATTGCCAGTTGACTGGCTTCAGAGAAGATCTAAGCGTCTACGTCTGCACTTCTTACAGTGATGCCCAGTGTGCAGAGATCCAAGAATTTGTTGCTGAAGGCGGAGGTCTTCTGATTGGGGGTCATGCCTGGTATTGGGCCCAGACCCACCCTGGCTGCAATGTGATGACCGAATACCCAGGAAATCACATTCTTAACAAGATGGGATTGTGCCTCTTAGGCAACACCTTGGGTGGAGGGTTATATAAGGCTCCAGAAATAGAGCTTAGGTATAGAGAGGGGTACCACTTTCGTAGCATGCTGCAGAGATTTGCTGAACATGTAAGCCAGGGGCAAGACCTGACTGATCATGAACAGGGCTGCTTGAAGCAGCTGGGCTGCGACTGTGCCAGTTACCTTCGTATGTGTTCTCATGACAGTGCTGCCTACACTTCAGTGCTATCACTTCTTACTGACATAGTGAAGGAGGTAGGTGTTCCACAGGTGTGCAGTAATtgtcctgttgaaagtgccaaAGACCACCTGATGCTCCACGTTGGGACTGAGGTATACAAAGTGTCGCCTAATCCTGATACCCTTCTTCCATACATCATCAAGGACAGACCCGACTTGCCCACTGTGTCTAATGCAAGAGTTCGGATCAGTGCAAACACTGAGG CTTGTGAAGAATGGATAAGCACAGGCTTATATCTTTCTTCTGGTATGAAGACGTTCATAGCAGTACCTCCAGAGATCGTTGGGAAAAATTGGCAG GTGCAGCTTGGTTGCCAGACAGATAACATTGGTGGAGCAAATGTCCTGAAACGGGCTCCTGTGGTCCATGAGCGATTCCCCTTGGACAAAGAAATGGTCCAGGTCTGGAATCTGTGGGGAGGGCTAATCTACCTAATAGCACCTCCCCAGAGCAAAGTGGATGGGGTGGAAATTGTCGTGCAGGTCTCAGTACAGGCTCCATACTTCAAATCTG GAGAGACAAGTGTAGCTGACTGGGTGAGCAGGATCCGTTCGGCACCTGCCCCCTGGGCAGAACTTGAGTTTGAGAATATCATCATCACATTAGAATCACAGTTTATAAGGAATCTGGACCGCCCTGATGAGGTGGCTAAACTTTGGGATGCCATAATGAGAAGCATAGCTGACCTGGCAGCAAGGCCTGCCAAGTTGCCCCGCAAGGAGCGGTTTGTTGCAGATGTTCAGATCTCTCACG GTTTCATGCATGCTGGATATCCCATCATGATACACTCCAACTCTGCCCCAGGACTAATAAATGTAGAGGAAGCCTATAAAAGTGGTATTTGGGGAGCCATTCACGAGTTGGGTCATAACCAGCAGCGTGGAGTTTGGGAGTTCCCTCCACACACCACTGAGTGCACCTGCAACCTGTGGTCAGTGTACGTACATGAGGAAGTGCTGCGAGTGAATAGAGCTATTGCTCATCCCAACATGACTCTAGAAAACCGCCAGGCTCGTGCCAAGATGTATTGGAATGGCGGTAAGGATTTAAATAGCTGGAGTATGTGGACAGCACTCGAGACTTACATGCAG cTTCAGGAAAAATTTGGCTGGGATgcttttaagaatgtttttgcTGCCTACCATAATATGAGTGGAGTGCCAAATGACAATGCTGGCAAGATGAATCTGTATGCTGAGACCTTCTCCAAGGTGGTCAACCTGAATCTGTGCCCCTTCTTCAAAGCGTGGGGTTGGCCCATCCAGCCCAGCACAGAAGAGAAGATCTCTCATCTCCCTGAGTGGAGTGACCATCCTATGGGCCAGTACGCATAA